From Candidatus Poribacteria bacterium, the proteins below share one genomic window:
- a CDS encoding ABC transporter permease subunit: protein IGKFLGALISTSIPFMLAVLVNLLMLSSASAVHLNIQAWGRIGIILFIALLYTCLFLALGLLVSARVQRSAVSLVILLLTWVTFVVFMPSTLASLASGFSSSMARHEYFDRYGQSYHKLRRTWRYAWYQSDDEKMLRIRGEWHTKMAISEERVNGAYLTFKISQVQRARAITRISPAALLQHLFEAFAGTGLDRHQQFIENVQRYAREYREFVVDMERGDPESRHIMGVREGMSQKPVNPEAVPRFEDTRNIGKDFNTAATELLLLMLFVVVLLAGAYLAFVRVEI from the coding sequence ATCGGTAAGTTTTTGGGGGCGTTGATCAGTACGAGCATTCCCTTTATGCTTGCTGTGTTGGTGAACCTTTTGATGCTTTCCTCCGCAAGTGCTGTTCACCTGAATATCCAAGCGTGGGGACGTATAGGTATCATTCTCTTTATCGCGCTTTTGTATACGTGTCTGTTTCTGGCGTTAGGGTTGTTAGTCTCGGCGCGTGTACAACGGAGTGCCGTAAGTCTTGTGATACTTCTGCTGACATGGGTCACTTTTGTTGTTTTTATGCCCAGTACGCTTGCCTCACTTGCGAGCGGCTTTTCATCATCTATGGCACGCCATGAATATTTTGACCGATACGGCCAAAGTTATCACAAACTTCGGAGAACTTGGCGATACGCTTGGTACCAGTCAGATGACGAAAAAATGCTAAGGATAAGAGGGGAGTGGCACACCAAAATGGCAATAAGCGAAGAACGCGTGAATGGCGCGTACTTAACCTTTAAAATTTCCCAAGTTCAACGTGCACGTGCGATCACCCGTATCTCACCCGCGGCACTCCTCCAGCATCTCTTTGAGGCATTCGCCGGAACAGGTCTGGATCGGCATCAGCAATTTATAGAAAATGTTCAGCGTTACGCCCGTGAATACCGAGAATTCGTCGTCGATATGGAGAGAGGCGATCCGGAGAGCCGCCATATCATGGGCGTTCGCGAGGGGATGTCCCAGAAACCCGTCAATCCCGAGGCGGTCCCAAGATTTGAAGACACACGCAACATCGGTAAGGATTTCAATACCGCTGCGACAGAGTTGTTGCTGTTGATGCTGTTTGTCGTGGTTTTGCTGGCGGGTGCCTATCTTGCGTTTGTGCGCGTTGAAATCTAA
- a CDS encoding TlpA disulfide reductase family protein produces the protein MSDDKHQQDLATQIKNYHRSGEFDKALEISNRVLKSDPPDLEAYDSRWRLIAEMFSEEVGKKRIVPEIETLLRTQPETPELLYTACWGYKKLPGRAKNVPNSLFDKMLQYPKTKLYLTALLGLAQQREGTDQEWHYYQRIINECTVSDGPSSWYMMAYEKMLRLAEQDRALASDDYIDELIDGLLKAHLFMCRETQQFLGWAYIEAVERRLKFNNRLDKALETLERAEIRLGEKEEQKWLIENNEGSVKAVHKDFSRLRAEIHLRQEWWREAYDGLLENAPDFLESLWTRFKESSINYFYMLGRSAEGIGEWETARHYYANAYFAPTAHTEAQAGLERVYHQMERGETTDTFEVFLKNTEAEYRIREDADRENIRQKFITNRLNEKATDFRLETLEGETYTLSEMLGKVVLLDVGASWCGPCNMAVPQLKLIYEHFSKTKDFVIWGVNDGETPQQVRKSLDEHQPPWPVLLDPTREVAKAYKVRAIPKFIFIDKNGYWQYNFGSSNIIDGQPLIWLIEALLSD, from the coding sequence ATGTCAGATGATAAGCATCAACAAGATTTGGCAACACAGATTAAGAACTATCACAGATCTGGTGAATTTGATAAGGCTTTAGAGATCAGTAACCGCGTCCTAAAATCCGATCCGCCGGATTTGGAGGCTTACGATTCTCGATGGAGACTGATAGCGGAAATGTTTTCAGAAGAAGTTGGAAAGAAAAGGATTGTACCTGAAATCGAAACCTTACTGCGGACACAACCAGAAACCCCGGAGTTATTATACACTGCCTGCTGGGGATATAAGAAACTTCCCGGTCGCGCGAAGAATGTCCCAAACAGCCTGTTTGATAAGATGTTGCAATATCCTAAAACCAAACTTTACCTGACAGCACTTTTGGGGTTAGCACAACAGCGCGAAGGCACGGATCAAGAGTGGCACTATTACCAACGCATCATTAATGAGTGCACCGTTTCAGATGGTCCATCCTCTTGGTATATGATGGCTTATGAAAAAATGCTGCGATTAGCCGAGCAGGACCGCGCTCTGGCAAGTGATGACTACATTGACGAACTTATTGACGGACTCCTGAAAGCACATCTTTTTATGTGCCGAGAGACACAGCAGTTCCTCGGTTGGGCTTATATTGAAGCGGTTGAACGGCGGTTGAAGTTTAACAATCGATTAGATAAAGCGTTGGAAACTTTAGAACGCGCTGAAATCAGGTTAGGGGAGAAAGAGGAACAGAAATGGCTTATCGAAAACAACGAAGGTTCTGTCAAAGCAGTGCACAAAGACTTCTCGCGCTTGCGTGCTGAAATCCACCTTCGGCAGGAATGGTGGCGGGAAGCATACGATGGACTTCTCGAAAACGCACCCGATTTTCTGGAATCCCTCTGGACAAGGTTTAAAGAGAGTAGTATAAATTACTTCTATATGTTGGGACGGTCGGCAGAAGGAATCGGAGAATGGGAAACAGCACGGCATTACTACGCCAATGCCTACTTCGCGCCTACCGCTCATACCGAAGCTCAGGCAGGCTTGGAGCGCGTCTATCACCAAATGGAACGAGGAGAAACCACCGATACGTTTGAGGTTTTCCTCAAAAACACCGAAGCGGAATACCGGATCCGAGAAGATGCGGACCGCGAAAATATCCGTCAGAAATTTATCACGAACAGATTGAATGAGAAAGCAACGGATTTTCGGTTAGAAACTTTGGAAGGCGAGACCTACACGCTATCAGAGATGTTAGGCAAGGTTGTTTTGCTGGATGTTGGGGCTTCGTGGTGTGGACCATGCAACATGGCAGTGCCTCAACTCAAACTCATCTACGAGCATTTTAGCAAGACCAAAGATTTCGTTATTTGGGGTGTCAATGATGGTGAAACCCCTCAACAAGTGCGGAAGTCTTTAGACGAACATCAGCCACCTTGGCCCGTTTTGCTTGATCCCACTCGGGAGGTAGCTAAGGCATATAAAGTCAGAGCCATTCCAAAATTTATTTTCATTGATAAAAACGGCTATTGGCAATACAACTTTGGTAGTTCAAATATCATAGATGGACAGCCGTTAATTTGGCTGATTGAAGCTCTTCTATCAGATTAG
- a CDS encoding BlaI/MecI/CopY family transcriptional regulator, translating into MEDYGTVKLSRRERQIMDIVYQHGRVSVADVLKDLPDPPTYSTVRALLGILEEKGYLTHEKDGKRYIYRPTQPRHLAGRSALKQIFQTFFDKSIEKTVIALVSEVDLSDEELDRLSQLIEQAKKGGTSS; encoded by the coding sequence ATGGAAGACTACGGGACCGTCAAACTGAGTCGCCGGGAACGGCAAATCATGGATATCGTCTATCAACACGGTCGCGTTTCCGTTGCCGATGTGCTCAAAGATCTCCCCGATCCGCCAACTTACTCTACAGTTCGGGCACTGTTGGGAATCTTGGAGGAGAAAGGGTACCTCACGCACGAAAAAGATGGCAAACGCTATATCTATCGTCCAACGCAACCCCGCCATCTGGCGGGACGTTCCGCGCTCAAACAGATTTTTCAGACTTTTTTTGATAAATCCATTGAGAAAACGGTTATAGCACTGGTTTCCGAAGTTGACCTCTCGGATGAGGAACTCGACCGTTTAAGCCAACTTATTGAGCAAGCGAAAAAAGGAGGCACCTCGTCATGA
- a CDS encoding redoxin domain-containing protein, which yields MMRFIETLYADPLLKFLVDTTLKSLVIFAVAGLFAFCLRRKSAAVRGFVWSMAIVGCLIVPLFSFVLPKWELGILPAEAPVSIAQNQLSPKPVASIPITPTALQPNLVTDQSGPLTALHWTDWMAIVWAGAGLFLLIRLIVGIGAVWHISARGNNFSRAADQCRSNWNQRTNVRLSDKITVPMVWGFLRPVILLPVDADQWQTERLRAVLLHELAHIKRWDWTMQMVTQITCAVYWFNPLVWFSAHRIRIEAEQACDDQVLNAGYQSTNYAQLLLDITRNVKIAKVTARAAVAIARSSKIERRLRTVLAENLNRHPVTKVVAGIGLLIFIGFAVPMGTMRLTQAANTEEVLHQQIQETPQSQPTPEEVLSKPKAHSQNSGLKQDEKHTEICTQNLLAIGKAIQAFQKEHNDFPEWLSDLHPKYLPDANSLICPADTKGGKPLFLINADPKMPVSYGYQFHTGYRERTRENLAIYGDVIPLARCRHHTNQSFACLNLSFSFKVYQSSNVWEQTPEEMYGTPEETITALEAGLQQQQERQQDNEPSFNLYFSLVRLYIEVGRQEDANRLINRFKSAIKPDDLQAHFLLRTMLEMANRDEEVLAVFEKLEERYPDNYYVLDELARIHEELGNSELAEKYRKKVNPMSELVGKVVPDFTATDLDGKPISLQQYRGKVILLDFWAIWCGFCLAEMPNVKRVYDTYKDQGFDIIGVNLDTDERRLRNYLKENDIQWRQIFSGQKWKSPLVQQYHIRSIPAPCLIAKDGTLISSEARGVKLEQLVAEALKDKTGNE from the coding sequence ATGATGCGATTCATTGAGACACTCTATGCAGACCCATTGCTGAAATTTCTCGTTGACACCACGCTGAAAAGTTTGGTTATTTTCGCCGTTGCGGGTTTATTCGCATTTTGCCTCCGTCGCAAATCGGCGGCGGTGCGTGGTTTCGTTTGGAGCATGGCAATTGTCGGATGCCTCATCGTCCCACTGTTTTCTTTCGTGCTCCCGAAGTGGGAACTGGGTATTCTACCGGCAGAAGCACCAGTTTCAATTGCACAGAACCAATTGTCACCAAAGCCGGTAGCGTCAATACCAATCACACCGACAGCCCTGCAACCCAATCTTGTGACAGATCAGAGTGGTCCCCTTACCGCACTGCATTGGACAGACTGGATGGCGATAGTCTGGGCGGGGGCTGGTTTGTTTCTTCTTATCCGTTTGATTGTTGGAATCGGTGCTGTCTGGCATATCTCTGCTCGTGGTAACAATTTTAGCCGCGCTGCCGATCAGTGCCGATCCAATTGGAACCAACGAACAAATGTCCGTCTCAGCGATAAGATTACAGTACCCATGGTTTGGGGTTTCCTACGTCCCGTAATCTTGCTGCCGGTTGATGCGGATCAATGGCAAACCGAGCGACTTCGCGCTGTTCTCCTACACGAATTGGCACATATCAAACGATGGGATTGGACGATGCAAATGGTCACACAGATAACCTGTGCAGTCTACTGGTTTAATCCACTCGTATGGTTTTCAGCGCATCGGATACGGATAGAAGCAGAACAAGCCTGCGATGACCAAGTGCTAAACGCTGGGTATCAATCAACCAACTACGCGCAACTTCTGCTTGATATTACACGCAATGTAAAAATAGCAAAGGTGACGGCGCGTGCGGCTGTCGCGATAGCACGCTCCTCAAAGATTGAAAGACGACTCCGAACCGTTCTCGCTGAAAATCTAAATCGGCATCCGGTGACAAAGGTTGTTGCCGGAATTGGGCTGCTCATCTTTATCGGTTTCGCTGTCCCGATGGGAACGATGCGTTTAACACAAGCAGCGAACACAGAAGAGGTGCTGCACCAACAAATTCAGGAGACACCCCAATCGCAACCGACACCAGAGGAAGTGCTATCGAAACCTAAAGCACACTCCCAAAACTCAGGTTTGAAGCAGGACGAGAAACACACTGAAATCTGTACCCAAAATTTGCTTGCGATTGGTAAGGCGATTCAAGCCTTCCAGAAAGAACACAACGATTTTCCTGAGTGGCTCTCAGATCTTCACCCGAAATACTTGCCAGATGCAAACAGCCTAATTTGTCCGGCGGATACCAAAGGTGGCAAGCCACTTTTTCTTATCAACGCGGATCCGAAGATGCCTGTGAGTTATGGGTACCAGTTTCACACTGGGTATCGAGAAAGAACGCGGGAAAACCTCGCTATATATGGCGATGTCATACCACTCGCGCGTTGTCGACATCATACGAATCAATCGTTTGCTTGTCTAAACCTGAGTTTTTCCTTCAAGGTTTACCAGTCATCCAATGTCTGGGAACAAACACCGGAAGAGATGTATGGAACGCCTGAAGAAACCATCACCGCCTTAGAAGCGGGCCTTCAGCAACAACAGGAACGACAACAGGACAATGAACCTTCCTTCAATCTCTACTTTTCGCTCGTCCGTCTCTATATTGAAGTTGGACGACAGGAAGATGCCAACAGACTTATTAATCGTTTCAAATCTGCTATAAAACCCGACGACCTTCAGGCACATTTTCTTCTCCGCACAATGCTTGAGATGGCAAACCGGGATGAAGAAGTACTTGCGGTTTTTGAGAAACTTGAGGAAAGGTATCCGGACAACTACTATGTTCTTGATGAACTCGCCCGAATTCATGAAGAACTCGGCAATTCCGAACTTGCTGAAAAATATCGGAAAAAGGTTAATCCTATGTCAGAACTGGTTGGAAAGGTTGTGCCTGACTTCACTGCAACTGACCTTGATGGGAAACCGATTTCGCTGCAGCAATATCGCGGGAAAGTTATTCTGCTCGATTTTTGGGCAATTTGGTGCGGTTTCTGTCTCGCGGAAATGCCGAATGTGAAAAGGGTTTATGATACCTATAAAGATCAGGGATTTGACATTATCGGAGTTAACCTGGACACCGATGAAAGGAGACTGCGAAACTACCTCAAGGAGAATGACATCCAGTGGCGGCAAATTTTCAGCGGACAAAAATGGAAAAGTCCTCTTGTCCAACAGTATCATATTCGTTCCATTCCTGCCCCGTGTCTCATCGCCAAAGACGGCACATTAATCTCAAGCGAAGCCAGAGGGGTGAAATTAGAACAACTTGTAGCAGAAGCACTCAAGGATAAGACCGGGAATGAATAG
- a CDS encoding redoxin domain-containing protein yields the protein MKAILTVAMILSLLITSANADTPAEKPSEDLTEAQSQRNIEICTQNLVAIGKAVEAYKKEHGDFPEWLSELHPKYLPDANLLLCPADELGGKPVFTSNADPKMPVSYGYQFHPEYRTMKSEERVVYGDVIPLARCRHHKNQAFTVLNLSFAFKVFWSSGVYTSEEIYGSPEAAITALEETLERHPDDPRFFEIYPRLISLYTKVGNEQSANAIVERLKSYKTTDIDYYRMLFEVLARAERYEEMLEIFKEAEQQLPDAQPIHARLAYIYRKLGNTELADVYDRKADPKYELWGKSVPDFSAIDLDGNPISLQDYRGKVVLLDFWAVWCGPCIAEMPNVKQVYNTYKDQDFDIIGVSLDDEEPKLRDYIKENDIQWRQIFDRARGEDSLVRQYGIRGIPAPWLIDRDGKLITHKARGEDLERLVVEALKDKPEDR from the coding sequence ATGAAAGCAATTTTGACCGTGGCGATGATCCTGAGTTTACTGATAACTTCTGCGAACGCAGATACACCTGCGGAAAAGCCGAGTGAAGATCTCACCGAGGCACAGAGCCAGAGAAACATTGAAATCTGCACACAAAATTTGGTGGCGATTGGCAAGGCGGTTGAAGCCTATAAGAAAGAACACGGCGATTTTCCAGAGTGGCTATCGGAACTCCATCCGAAGTATTTGCCAGATGCGAATCTCTTGCTGTGTCCCGCAGATGAATTGGGTGGCAAGCCAGTCTTTACAAGCAACGCGGACCCGAAAATGCCTGTGAGTTACGGGTATCAGTTTCACCCTGAATATCGAACAATGAAAAGTGAAGAACGTGTAGTGTATGGGGACGTTATACCCCTGGCTCGTTGTCGGCATCATAAGAATCAAGCGTTTACGGTTCTAAACTTGAGTTTCGCTTTTAAAGTATTTTGGTCATCGGGTGTGTACACATCAGAAGAGATATATGGTAGTCCCGAAGCAGCTATCACTGCTCTTGAAGAGACACTTGAACGACACCCAGATGATCCTCGTTTCTTTGAAATCTATCCGCGGCTTATCAGTCTCTATACTAAAGTAGGAAACGAACAATCTGCAAACGCCATCGTTGAGCGTCTCAAGTCATACAAGACAACAGACATTGATTATTATCGAATGCTATTCGAAGTGCTTGCGAGAGCCGAGCGATATGAGGAAATGCTTGAGATTTTTAAGGAGGCGGAGCAGCAGCTTCCCGATGCACAACCTATCCATGCGAGACTTGCCTACATCTATAGGAAATTAGGAAATACTGAACTTGCTGACGTGTATGACCGCAAGGCTGATCCTAAATATGAATTGTGGGGAAAATCGGTGCCTGACTTTTCCGCAATCGATCTCGACGGGAATCCGATCTCATTGCAAGACTATCGCGGAAAAGTCGTTTTGCTCGATTTTTGGGCGGTTTGGTGTGGTCCGTGCATCGCAGAAATGCCCAACGTCAAGCAGGTTTACAATACCTATAAAGACCAAGACTTTGATATTATCGGGGTCAGCCTTGATGATGAGGAACCGAAACTGCGAGACTACATTAAGGAGAACGACATCCAATGGCGGCAAATTTTCGATAGAGCAAGGGGTGAAGATTCTCTGGTCCGGCAATACGGTATCCGTGGTATTCCAGCACCGTGGCTTATTGATAGAGATGGTAAATTAATCACGCATAAAGCGAGAGGTGAAGATTTAGAACGGCTTGTGGTGGAAGCACTCAAGGATAAACCAGAAGACCGATAG
- a CDS encoding redoxin domain-containing protein, with protein MKTILTLGIVLSLLMTSANADTPAEKPSEDLTEAQSQKNIEICKQHFLEIRKAIQAYKKEHGDFPKSLSELHPKYLPDANLLLCPADKEGGKPISYWNADPKMPVSYGYEFLPKNREKKNETRFVYSDNIPLVRCLHHINPDKVSKEGLNLSFSLKIYKSGFDWSSEDIYGSPEAAIAAFENALSQHPDDRRFFDLYPILVVLYTKVGNEKSADALIERFKSPSMMPDNKGYRSVFGKLRRVGLYEELLEIFKAAEQRQPDEEVILFRLAYIYEKLGNTELAEVYYRKTDPKYELWGKLVPDFSATDLDGKPISLQQYRGKVVLLDFWGVWCGFCIDEMPNLKKIYDTYKDQGFDIIGVSLDDKEAVLRDYIKENDIQWRQIYSGKRWEDDPLAQQFKITSVPSQWLIDRDGKLITHKARGEKLEGLVVEALKDKAENE; from the coding sequence ATGAAAACAATTTTGACCTTAGGAATCGTGTTGAGTTTGTTGATGACTTCTGCGAACGCAGATACACCTGCGGAAAAGCCGAGTGAAGATCTCACCGAGGCACAGAGCCAGAAAAACATTGAAATCTGCAAGCAGCATTTTCTTGAAATTCGCAAGGCGATTCAGGCATACAAAAAGGAACACGGGGATTTCCCAAAGAGTCTCTCAGAACTTCACCCGAAATATTTGCCAGATGCAAACCTTTTGCTTTGTCCTGCAGATAAAGAGGGCGGCAAGCCAATCTCTTATTGGAACGCAGACCCGAAAATGCCTGTGAGTTATGGGTATGAGTTTCTTCCTAAAAACCGAGAGAAGAAAAATGAAACCCGTTTTGTGTATAGCGATAACATACCGCTTGTCCGATGTCTACATCACATCAACCCGGATAAAGTCTCTAAAGAAGGTCTGAACTTGAGTTTTTCCTTGAAAATTTACAAGTCAGGTTTTGATTGGAGCTCCGAAGATATATACGGTAGTCCTGAAGCCGCTATTGCTGCCTTTGAAAACGCACTTTCACAACACCCAGATGATCGGCGTTTCTTTGATCTCTATCCGATACTTGTCGTACTCTACACCAAGGTCGGAAACGAAAAATCAGCGGATGCCCTGATTGAGCGTTTCAAGTCACCAAGCATGATGCCAGACAATAAGGGGTACCGCTCAGTGTTCGGGAAACTTAGGCGCGTGGGCCTCTATGAGGAGCTGCTTGAGATTTTTAAGGCAGCTGAGCAGCGGCAGCCCGACGAGGAGGTTATCCTCTTTCGCCTTGCCTACATTTATGAGAAATTGGGCAATACTGAACTCGCCGAAGTTTACTATCGGAAGACCGATCCCAAATATGAATTGTGGGGAAAATTGGTGCCCGACTTCTCTGCGACTGACCTTGATGGCAAACCGATTTCGCTGCAGCAATATCGTGGAAAAGTCGTCTTGCTCGACTTTTGGGGAGTCTGGTGTGGTTTCTGCATTGACGAAATGCCCAATCTCAAAAAAATCTACGACACCTATAAAGACCAAGGGTTTGACATTATCGGTGTTAGTCTTGACGATAAGGAAGCAGTACTGCGGGACTATATTAAAGAGAACGACATCCAGTGGCGGCAGATTTACAGTGGCAAAAGGTGGGAGGACGATCCACTTGCACAGCAGTTTAAAATTACGAGTGTTCCATCACAGTGGCTTATTGACAGAGATGGCAAATTAATCACGCATAAGGCGAGAGGAGAAAAGTTGGAAGGTCTCGTCGTGGAAGCCCTCAAGGACAAAGCCGAGAATGAATAG
- a CDS encoding redoxin domain-containing protein, giving the protein MRSILTVAIVLSLLMTSANADTSAEKPSEDLITEQHEKNIELCTQNLVAIGKAVEAYKKEHGDFPEWLSDLHPKYLPDANLLLCPADEESGKPLFSSTTDPEMSVSYDYQFHPENREGRNEERLVYGDVIPLIRCFHHLNEDFEGDRLNLGFSLNTYRSVANWKYVPEDMYGSPEAAITAFEKALAQHPDDRRFFDLHPMLVVLYNKVGDEQSADAMIERLKSGRVPDIKGYRWVLRILATAGLYEELLEIFKVAEQHHPDDGRILERLAYIYEKLGNTELAEVYWRKSDPKYELWGKPVTDFSATDLDGKSISLKDYRGKVVLLDFWGVWCGPCIAEMPNLKRVYATYKDQGFDIIGVSLDDEESALRDYIKENDIQWRQIYSGERWENDPLAQQFKITGVPEPWLIDRDGKLISHKARGEKLEGLVVEALKDKTENE; this is encoded by the coding sequence ATGAGATCAATTTTGACTGTGGCAATCGTGCTGAGTTTATTGATGACTTCTGCGAACGCAGATACATCTGCTGAAAAACCGAGCGAAGATCTGATAACGGAGCAGCATGAGAAAAATATCGAACTTTGCACGCAAAATTTAGTCGCGATAGGTAAGGCGGTTGAAGCCTATAAAAAAGAACACGGCGATTTTCCTGAGTGGCTCTCAGACCTTCACCCGAAATATTTGCCAGATGCGAATCTCTTGCTATGCCCAGCAGATGAAGAGAGTGGCAAACCACTTTTTTCCAGCACTACAGATCCGGAAATGTCCGTAAGTTATGACTACCAATTCCACCCTGAGAATCGAGAGGGGAGAAATGAAGAACGTTTGGTGTATGGCGATGTTATACCGCTTATCCGATGTTTCCACCACCTAAATGAAGATTTTGAAGGAGACCGTCTAAACTTGGGTTTTTCCTTGAATACTTACAGGTCAGTTGCTAATTGGAAATACGTGCCGGAAGATATGTACGGTAGCCCCGAAGCCGCGATTACTGCCTTTGAAAAAGCACTTGCACAACACCCGGATGATCGGCGTTTCTTCGATCTCCATCCGATGCTTGTCGTCCTCTACAACAAAGTAGGAGATGAACAATCCGCAGATGCCATGATTGAGCGTCTCAAGTCAGGCAGGGTCCCAGATATTAAAGGATATCGCTGGGTGCTTAGGATACTTGCAACGGCGGGGTTATATGAGGAGCTGCTTGAGATTTTTAAGGTGGCTGAACAGCATCATCCGGACGACGGACGTATCCTTGAAAGACTCGCCTACATTTATGAGAAATTAGGTAATACTGAACTCGCCGAAGTTTATTGGCGGAAATCTGATCCCAAATATGAATTGTGGGGAAAACCTGTGACAGATTTTTCCGCAACCGACCTTGATGGTAAGTCTATTTCGCTAAAGGACTATCGTGGGAAAGTCGTTTTGCTTGACTTTTGGGGCGTGTGGTGTGGTCCGTGCATCGCCGAAATGCCCAACCTTAAAAGGGTTTACGCTACCTATAAGGATCAGGGATTTGACATCATTGGGGTCAGTCTTGATGATGAGGAATCGGCACTGCGGGACTATATTAAGGAGAACGACATCCAGTGGCGGCAGATTTACAGCGGTGAAAGGTGGGAGAACGATCCACTCGCACAGCAGTTTAAAATTACCGGTGTTCCGGAACCGTGGCTTATTGATAGAGATGGCAAATTAATTTCGCATAAGGCGAGGGGGGAGAAGTTAGAAGGTCTCGTCGTGGAGGCACTCAAGGACAAAACCGAGAATGAATAG
- a CDS encoding redoxin domain-containing protein, with protein MKAVLTMTMMLGLLITFADAHPLGEKRSGGVITEQEEKNFKLCTQNLVAIGKAVEAYKKEHGNFPDWLSNLHPKYLPDADIFLCPTDKLGGKPIFTRNADPKMPVSYSYYFRPNNRAQIKEDRFVYGDVIPLVGCQHHLFNEDRECLYLSFSLNVYESHINWHYAPEHTYGSPETAITTFENALAQYPDDRRFFDFYPLLLALYTKVGNEESADAMIEHLKSADMIPDDEGYYSVRDILKESGLFKEMLEIFKAAEQRQPDAEIILGRLAWIYERLGNTELAEVYYRKTDPKYELWGKPVTDFSATDLDGAPISMQQYRGKVVLLYFWAAWCGFCTDEMPDIKRVYDTYKEQGFDIIGVSLDDTEKELRDYIKENDIEWRQIFDNTRGEDSLVQQYGIRGTPAPWLIDRDGKLISHKARGEKLEGLVVEALKNKSADQ; from the coding sequence ATGAAAGCAGTTTTGACTATGACAATGATGCTGGGTTTACTGATAACTTTTGCGGATGCACATCCACTTGGAGAAAAACGCAGCGGAGGTGTGATAACGGAACAGGAAGAAAAAAACTTTAAACTTTGCACACAAAATTTGGTTGCGATTGGTAAGGCGGTTGAAGCCTATAAGAAAGAACACGGCAACTTTCCAGATTGGCTCTCAAATCTTCATCCGAAATATTTGCCAGATGCCGACATTTTCCTTTGTCCAACAGACAAGTTGGGTGGCAAGCCAATTTTTACACGCAACGCAGACCCGAAGATGCCCGTGAGTTATAGCTACTATTTCCGCCCTAACAATCGAGCGCAGATAAAAGAAGACCGTTTCGTGTATGGTGATGTCATACCGCTTGTCGGATGTCAACATCACCTGTTCAATGAAGACAGAGAATGTCTATACTTGAGTTTTTCCTTGAACGTTTACGAGTCACATATTAATTGGCACTACGCGCCGGAACATACGTACGGCAGCCCCGAAACCGCTATTACTACCTTTGAAAACGCACTTGCACAATACCCGGATGATCGGCGGTTCTTTGATTTCTACCCACTACTTCTTGCACTCTACACCAAGGTCGGAAACGAAGAATCCGCAGATGCCATGATTGAGCACCTCAAGTCAGCAGACATGATACCAGACGATGAGGGTTACTACTCAGTGCGCGATATACTTAAGGAGTCGGGACTCTTTAAGGAAATGCTTGAGATTTTCAAGGCAGCTGAGCAGCGGCAGCCGGACGCGGAAATTATCCTCGGGAGACTTGCCTGGATTTATGAGAGATTGGGCAATACTGAACTCGCCGAAGTTTATTATCGGAAGACCGATCCCAAATATGAATTGTGGGGAAAACCCGTGACAGACTTCTCTGCGACTGACCTTGATGGCGCACCGATTTCGATGCAGCAATATCGTGGAAAAGTTGTCTTGCTCTACTTTTGGGCAGCGTGGTGTGGCTTCTGCACTGATGAAATGCCGGATATCAAAAGGGTTTATGACACCTATAAAGAGCAAGGATTTGACATCATCGGGGTCAGTCTTGATGATACGGAAAAGGAACTGCGGGACTACATCAAAGAGAATGACATCGAATGGCGGCAAATTTTCGATAACACAAGGGGTGAAGATTCTTTGGTCCAGCAATACGGTATCCGTGGTACTCCAGCACCGTGGCTTATTGATAGAGATGGCAAGTTAATTTCGCATAAGGCGAGAGGAGAAAAATTAGAAGGTCTCGTCGTGGAAGCACTGAAAAACAAATCCGCGGACCAGTGA